The genomic DNA GTGGTGATAGCCACGGGAGCCGAGGAGAGGAAGCTCGGCATACCCGGGGAGTCCGAGCTCTTCGGAAGGGGGGTGAGCTACTGCGCCGTCTGCGACGGCCCCTTCTTCAGGGACAAGAGGGTGATAGTTGTCGGTGGGGGTAACACGGCCGCCATCTCAGCCATATACCTATCAAGGATAGCGAGGGAGGTCATCCTGGTTCACAGGAGGGACAGCATGAGGGCAGAGAGGGCGCTAGTGGATAAGCTGAGATCCACGGCGAACGTGAGACTCTTGCTCAACAGCGTGCTGAGCAAGGTGGTCGGTAGCGGCAGGGTGGAGGGGGCGATCGTGAGGGACCTCGGGACCGGGGAGGAGAGGCTCCTGGAGGCCGATGGTGTCTTCATATTCGTGGGAGTTGAGCCGAGGAGCGAGATCGCAAGGGAGGCAGGAGTGGAGGTCGATGAGAGGGGCTTCATAAAGGTGGACTGCTGGCAGAGAACTAACTTAGCGGGCGTTTACGCGGTGGGGGACGTGACCGGCGAGCCCATGCAGATAGCGAAGGCTGTGGGCGATGGTGTGAGGGCAGCCGTGGATATAAACAACAGGCTCTTCGGGAGGGCATGATCAAATCCTCATGACGGGGACCCTCCCGAACCTCCCCAACTCGATCTCCTCCCCGGGCTCAGCGTCAGCAAGCACGACCCTCACCCCGAGGACCCTCCTCTTTATGCGGCTCGCGGTCATCACATCCCCTATCAGCTTGGCCAGGTCACTCCTGCCCATGCTCAGGGGTAGGACCACCATGTCCAAGCCGGACAGGCAGTAGGGCGTGAGCAGCGCCAGTTCCCTGGCGCCCATCTCCAAGCTCAGGGCCGCCTCCTTCAGCAGGTCATCCTCCGCCATGGGGAGCATCAGCTCGTTGAACCCCAGCCTCCTCATGCCGCGCGATGCCTCCCCTATCGCGGAGTTCAC from Candidatus Korarchaeota archaeon NZ13-K includes the following:
- the trxB gene encoding thioredoxin-disulfide reductase: MSSLGGFIVPQAQRVDREQDVVIVGGGPGGLTAAVYLARYGLRTLVIERSAPGGKVNVNPLIENYPGFESISGEELARKMHMHALKSGASILSPEEVIRLDLGGELKRILTRSGREFVARAVVIATGAEERKLGIPGESELFGRGVSYCAVCDGPFFRDKRVIVVGGGNTAAISAIYLSRIAREVILVHRRDSMRAERALVDKLRSTANVRLLLNSVLSKVVGSGRVEGAIVRDLGTGEERLLEADGVFIFVGVEPRSEIAREAGVEVDERGFIKVDCWQRTNLAGVYAVGDVTGEPMQIAKAVGDGVRAAVDINNRLFGRA
- a CDS encoding DUF711 family protein produces the protein MTRAESFGISFSLLYPSDLYGPLSEVEEPREVLGYALSRVFRDAVSEAESASSDLGEEVPILGMDFSLSPWMEESAARVVSLVARSPFLGPGTPSAVAEVNSAIGEASRGMRRLGFNELMLPMAEDDLLKEAALSLEMGARELALLTPYCLSGLDMVVLPLSMGRSDLAKLIGDVMTASRIKRRVLGVRVVLADAEPGEEIELGRFGRVPVMRI